A part of Bacillus thuringiensis genomic DNA contains:
- the murG gene encoding undecaprenyldiphospho-muramoylpentapeptide beta-N-acetylglucosaminyltransferase has translation MRVLVSGGGTGGHIYPALALIREIKKLNPEARFLYIGTESGLESTIVPKAGIPFQSIVISGFKRKISLDNVKTVMRFLKGVQDSKRYIRRFNPDIVIGTGGYVCGPVVYAAAKLGIPTIVHEQNSVPGVTNKFLSRYVDKVAVCFEAAAEHFPQSKVVMTGNPRASEVMDQNGMKGKRSVGLSLPKKSVLIFGGSRGARPINDAFVEAIEQFGNKSYEILYVTGEVHYDKVMEAVKQKGNPNNVIIKPFIHNMPEVLTGVDLVVSRAGATTLAELTALGKPSVLIPSPYVTNNHQEKNARSVVDKGAAKMLLEKDLTAETLIRDIDEILLDEQTLQNMKLAAGQLGIPDAANKLYEVMNKLVKK, from the coding sequence GTGCGTGTATTAGTAAGTGGTGGGGGTACTGGAGGTCATATTTATCCGGCTCTTGCTTTAATAAGGGAAATAAAAAAATTAAATCCGGAAGCAAGGTTTTTATATATTGGTACGGAGAGCGGATTAGAGAGCACAATTGTTCCAAAAGCAGGTATACCGTTTCAATCTATTGTTATAAGTGGATTTAAGCGTAAAATATCGTTAGATAACGTGAAAACGGTGATGCGTTTCCTAAAGGGTGTACAAGATAGTAAACGATATATTCGTCGTTTTAATCCGGATATTGTGATTGGAACGGGTGGATATGTATGTGGCCCAGTTGTATATGCTGCAGCAAAATTAGGTATTCCAACCATTGTACATGAACAAAATAGTGTACCTGGTGTAACGAATAAATTTTTAAGCCGCTATGTTGATAAAGTTGCGGTTTGTTTTGAAGCGGCTGCAGAACATTTTCCACAGTCAAAAGTGGTTATGACAGGAAATCCACGAGCATCAGAAGTAATGGATCAGAATGGAATGAAAGGAAAACGTTCAGTAGGTTTATCTCTTCCTAAAAAATCCGTACTTATTTTTGGTGGAAGTCGTGGAGCTAGACCGATTAACGATGCTTTCGTAGAGGCAATTGAACAGTTTGGAAATAAAAGTTACGAAATATTGTATGTAACAGGTGAAGTTCATTATGACAAAGTGATGGAAGCAGTGAAGCAAAAAGGGAATCCGAATAATGTTATTATTAAACCTTTCATTCATAATATGCCAGAGGTACTTACAGGTGTAGATCTTGTTGTTTCAAGAGCGGGGGCAACAACACTTGCAGAATTAACCGCGTTAGGTAAGCCAAGTGTGTTAATTCCGAGTCCTTACGTAACAAATAACCATCAGGAAAAGAATGCACGCTCTGTTGTCGATAAAGGAGCAGCAAAAATGTTGCTTGAAAAAGATTTAACAGCAGAAACGCTTATTCGTGATATTGATGAGATTTTATTAGATGAACAAACATTACAAAATATGAAGCTGGCTGCGGGGCAATTAGGTATTCCAGATGCAGCAAATAAGCTGTATGAAGTAATGAATAAGCTTGTAAAAAAATAA
- the spoVE gene encoding stage V sporulation protein E yields the protein MKKTPDFILIIVTLALLTIGMVMVYSASAVWASYKMGDSFFFAKRQLLFASIGVVAMFLIMKIDYWVWRTYSKVILLVCFILLILVLIPGVGLVRGGARSWIGIGAFSIQPSEFMKFAMIIFLAKFLAERQKLITSFKRGLLPALSFVFLAFGMIMLQPDLGTGTVMVGTCIIMIFISGARVFHFAMFGLLGVAGFVGLIASAPYRMKRITSYLDPWSDPLGSGFQIIQSLLAIGPGGLFGLGLGQSRQKFLYLPEPQTDFIFAILSEELGFIGGSFVLLLFSLLLWRGIRIALGAPDLYGTFLAVGIVAMIAIQVMINVGVVTGLMPVTGITLPFLSYGGSSLTLMLMAVGVLLNISRHSRY from the coding sequence ATGAAGAAAACGCCTGATTTTATTCTCATCATCGTTACACTTGCGTTGTTAACAATCGGAATGGTTATGGTGTATAGTGCGAGTGCGGTTTGGGCCTCTTATAAAATGGGGGACTCATTCTTTTTTGCAAAAAGGCAATTGCTATTTGCAAGTATTGGTGTAGTGGCTATGTTTTTAATTATGAAAATTGATTATTGGGTGTGGCGTACGTATTCAAAAGTAATTTTGCTAGTTTGCTTCATTCTTCTTATTCTTGTTCTTATTCCTGGGGTAGGGCTTGTTCGAGGAGGAGCGCGAAGTTGGATTGGAATCGGGGCATTTTCCATTCAACCATCAGAATTTATGAAGTTTGCGATGATTATTTTCTTAGCAAAATTTTTAGCGGAACGACAAAAATTAATTACCTCTTTTAAACGTGGTTTACTACCAGCTCTTAGTTTTGTATTTCTTGCTTTTGGGATGATTATGTTACAGCCAGATCTTGGCACAGGAACGGTAATGGTTGGGACATGTATTATTATGATATTTATCTCGGGGGCAAGGGTCTTTCACTTTGCAATGTTTGGTTTGCTTGGTGTAGCAGGATTTGTAGGGCTGATTGCATCAGCACCGTATCGAATGAAACGTATTACATCATATTTAGATCCGTGGTCAGATCCGCTTGGAAGTGGATTTCAAATTATTCAATCGTTACTCGCAATTGGACCAGGTGGATTATTCGGGCTCGGACTTGGACAAAGTAGACAAAAGTTTCTTTATTTACCTGAACCACAAACAGACTTTATATTTGCAATCTTATCTGAGGAATTAGGTTTTATTGGTGGTTCATTTGTGTTATTATTATTTAGTCTGTTATTATGGCGTGGGATTCGTATAGCTTTAGGAGCGCCTGATTTATATGGTACGTTTTTAGCAGTAGGTATTGTGGCGATGATTGCGATTCAAGTAATGATTAATGTTGGTGTTGTAACAGGATTGATGCCTGTTACGGGTATTACTTTACCGTTTTTAAGTTATGGTGGATCAAGTTTGACATTAATGTTAATGGCAGTAGGTGTATTATTAAATATAAGTCGCCATTCTCGCTACTAA
- the murD gene encoding UDP-N-acetylmuramoyl-L-alanine--D-glutamate ligase produces the protein MKTVTEFQNKNILVLGIAKSGYAAATLLQKLGANVIVNDGKPLADNVLAAELQAKGMDVVCGGHPLELLERNISLVVKNPGIPYSNPLLVAAKEKQIPIVTEVELAYRISEAPFVGITGSNGKTTTTMLAFEMLKEGQKHPVIAGNIGTVACEVAQDAKENEVVVTELSSFQLMGVELFQPKIAAFLNLFEAHLDYHGTKKEYGLAKANIFKNQTENDYSVINADDADVMALSAYSKGQKVLFSTTKEIEDGACIKENALCFKGEKVVEVGDIVLPGQHNLENILAAMSIAKLLGVSNEAITAVLKRFTGVKHRLEYVTTINNRKVYNDSKATNMLATEKALSAFTQPIVLLAGGLDRGNEFDDLIPYFKNVKAIVTFGQTAPKLVRAAEKAGLDTIESVDTLDEAVVKAYAHSTDGDVILLSPACASWDQFKTFEERGDIFIQAVHKLI, from the coding sequence TTGAAAACTGTAACTGAATTTCAAAATAAAAATATTCTTGTATTAGGCATTGCAAAAAGTGGTTATGCAGCAGCTACGCTGTTACAAAAATTAGGGGCAAATGTTATTGTAAATGACGGAAAGCCTTTAGCGGATAATGTACTTGCTGCAGAATTACAAGCAAAAGGAATGGACGTTGTATGCGGTGGTCATCCTTTAGAATTGTTAGAGAGAAATATTTCTCTTGTTGTAAAAAATCCAGGAATCCCGTATTCTAATCCATTATTAGTTGCTGCGAAAGAAAAGCAAATTCCAATTGTTACGGAAGTTGAATTAGCATATCGTATTTCAGAAGCGCCATTTGTTGGGATTACAGGGTCTAACGGTAAAACGACGACGACAATGCTTGCATTTGAAATGCTAAAAGAAGGACAAAAGCATCCTGTAATTGCAGGAAACATAGGAACTGTAGCGTGTGAAGTAGCACAGGATGCAAAAGAAAATGAAGTTGTAGTTACAGAACTTTCATCGTTCCAACTGATGGGAGTAGAATTGTTCCAGCCTAAAATTGCTGCGTTTTTAAATTTATTTGAGGCCCACTTAGATTATCACGGGACGAAGAAGGAATATGGTTTAGCAAAAGCAAATATTTTTAAAAACCAAACAGAAAATGATTATAGTGTAATAAATGCAGATGATGCAGATGTGATGGCTTTATCTGCTTATAGTAAAGGGCAAAAAGTACTATTCTCGACAACGAAAGAAATTGAAGATGGTGCATGTATAAAAGAGAATGCTCTTTGTTTTAAAGGTGAAAAAGTTGTTGAAGTAGGCGATATCGTTTTACCTGGTCAACATAATTTAGAAAATATTTTAGCAGCAATGAGTATCGCAAAATTATTAGGTGTTTCTAATGAAGCGATTACAGCGGTGTTAAAACGTTTTACAGGTGTAAAACATCGTTTAGAATATGTAACAACTATTAACAATCGTAAGGTTTATAATGACTCAAAAGCAACGAATATGTTAGCGACTGAGAAAGCTTTATCTGCGTTTACACAACCGATTGTGTTATTAGCAGGCGGGCTTGATCGTGGAAATGAATTCGATGATTTAATTCCGTATTTCAAAAATGTAAAAGCAATTGTGACATTTGGACAAACAGCTCCAAAATTAGTAAGAGCTGCAGAAAAAGCGGGATTAGATACAATTGAAAGTGTCGATACTTTAGATGAAGCTGTAGTGAAAGCTTATGCTCATTCTACAGATGGCGATGTAATTCTTCTTTCTCCAGCATGTGCAAGCTGGGATCAATTTAAAACATTTGAAGAAAGAGGAGACATTTTTATACAAGCTGTGCATAAACTTATATAA
- the mraY gene encoding phospho-N-acetylmuramoyl-pentapeptide-transferase, with translation MLEQGLLVTAGVAFLISVALSPLFIPFLRKLKFGQSIRDEGPKSHQKKSGTPTMGGIVIYVSMMVTSLIMAIKFNHLGAEVSLLLLVTFGYGLIGFLDDYIKVVKKRNLGLTSKQKLVGQLVIAIAFFLIGKGQAFHTYIMIPGTDVKFELGWAYFVLVLFMLIGGSNAVNLTDGLDGLLSGTAAIAFGAFSIIAVAQEQFGVAIFCMAVVGAVLGFLVFNANPAKVFMGDTGSLALGGAIAAVAILLKQELLLVIIGGVFVMETLSVIIQVISFKTTGKRVFKMSPLHHHYELCGWSEWRVVVTFWSVGFLLAVLGIYIGVWM, from the coding sequence GTGCTTGAGCAAGGTTTATTAGTAACGGCTGGGGTAGCATTCTTAATTTCTGTTGCCCTTTCGCCATTGTTTATTCCATTTTTAAGGAAATTAAAGTTCGGACAGAGTATTCGTGATGAGGGACCAAAGTCACATCAAAAAAAATCAGGGACACCGACAATGGGTGGTATTGTCATATATGTATCTATGATGGTAACTTCACTTATTATGGCGATTAAGTTTAATCATTTAGGTGCAGAGGTTTCGTTATTATTATTAGTGACATTTGGCTACGGATTAATTGGATTTTTAGATGACTACATAAAGGTAGTTAAGAAGAGAAATCTTGGTTTAACATCAAAACAAAAATTAGTAGGTCAGCTTGTTATTGCTATTGCGTTCTTTTTAATTGGAAAAGGGCAAGCGTTCCACACATACATCATGATTCCGGGAACAGATGTTAAGTTTGAACTAGGTTGGGCGTATTTTGTACTTGTATTATTTATGCTTATTGGTGGATCAAATGCAGTTAACTTAACTGACGGTTTAGATGGTTTATTATCAGGAACAGCTGCTATTGCATTTGGAGCGTTTAGTATTATTGCAGTAGCACAAGAGCAATTTGGAGTAGCGATATTCTGTATGGCAGTTGTAGGAGCTGTACTTGGATTTTTAGTATTCAATGCAAATCCAGCGAAAGTGTTTATGGGAGATACAGGTTCCTTAGCTTTAGGTGGAGCCATTGCAGCTGTAGCGATTTTATTAAAACAAGAATTGCTACTTGTAATCATTGGTGGAGTATTCGTAATGGAAACTTTATCTGTTATTATTCAGGTCATTTCTTTTAAAACAACAGGAAAACGTGTCTTTAAAATGAGTCCATTACACCATCATTATGAATTATGTGGTTGGTCAGAGTGGCGTGTTGTTGTGACATTTTGGTCTGTAGGATTTTTATTAGCTGTGTTAGGAATTTATATCGGGGTGTGGATGTAA
- the murE gene encoding UDP-N-acetylmuramoyl-L-alanyl-D-glutamate--2,6-diaminopimelate ligase, with translation MKLHTLLSCLHDFPVVPKENPEITSIEADSRKVKEGSLFVCMKGYTVDSHDFAKQAAAQGAAAIVAERPIDVDVPVVLVKNTFRSLAVLADYFYGQPTHKLHLIGITGTNGKTTTSHIMDEIMRAHGHKTGLIGTINMKIGDETFEVKNTTPDALTLQQTFSKMVEHGVDSTVMEVSSHALDLGRVHGCDYDVAVFTNLTQDHLDYHKTMEEYKHAKGLLFAQLGNSYNHDREKYAVLNNDDAVTAEYMRSTAATVVTYGIDTTSDIMAKDIVMTSGGTTFTLVTPYESVNVTMKLIGKFNVYNVLAATAAGLVSGVSLETVIDVIKQLAGVPGRFEVVDGGQNYTVIVDYAHTPDSLENVLKTAKQFAKGDVYCIVGCGGDRDRTKRPIMASVATKYATHAIYTSDNPRSEEPGAILDDMVQGANGNNYEVIIDRKEAIYHAIANAKAEDIIIIAGKGHETYQIIGKDVHHFDDREVAKEAITERLNNEE, from the coding sequence ATGAAGTTGCATACACTTTTATCATGTTTGCATGATTTTCCAGTTGTTCCAAAAGAAAATCCAGAAATCACATCTATAGAAGCTGATTCACGTAAAGTGAAAGAGGGAAGCTTATTTGTATGTATGAAAGGATATACGGTTGATAGCCATGATTTTGCTAAGCAAGCAGCGGCACAAGGAGCGGCTGCTATTGTTGCGGAAAGACCAATTGATGTTGACGTTCCAGTTGTACTTGTGAAAAATACTTTTCGTTCGTTAGCGGTTTTAGCTGATTATTTTTATGGTCAACCAACACACAAGTTACATTTAATCGGAATTACAGGTACAAATGGAAAGACAACAACATCGCATATTATGGATGAGATTATGCGCGCACATGGTCATAAAACGGGGCTAATTGGAACGATTAATATGAAAATCGGTGATGAAACATTTGAGGTGAAAAATACAACACCAGATGCACTAACACTTCAACAGACGTTTTCAAAAATGGTTGAGCACGGTGTAGATAGTACAGTAATGGAAGTTTCGTCACATGCTTTAGATCTTGGTCGTGTACACGGATGTGATTACGATGTAGCAGTGTTTACAAATTTAACACAAGATCATTTAGACTATCATAAAACGATGGAAGAATATAAACATGCAAAAGGATTGCTATTTGCACAACTTGGCAATAGTTATAACCATGATCGTGAAAAGTACGCGGTACTGAATAATGATGATGCTGTAACTGCGGAATATATGAGAAGTACTGCGGCAACTGTTGTAACATATGGAATTGATACAACAAGTGATATTATGGCCAAAGATATCGTTATGACGAGCGGTGGAACTACATTTACGCTTGTAACACCGTATGAAAGTGTAAATGTCACGATGAAATTGATTGGGAAATTTAATGTATATAACGTACTAGCAGCAACAGCGGCAGGACTTGTTTCTGGTGTAAGTTTAGAAACGGTTATTGATGTAATAAAGCAACTAGCTGGAGTTCCAGGACGTTTTGAAGTAGTTGATGGTGGACAAAATTATACAGTTATTGTTGATTATGCACATACACCAGATAGCTTAGAGAATGTATTAAAAACAGCAAAACAGTTTGCAAAAGGCGATGTATATTGTATCGTCGGTTGTGGTGGAGATAGAGATCGAACAAAGAGACCAATCATGGCAAGTGTTGCAACAAAATATGCAACTCATGCAATTTATACTTCTGATAATCCAAGAAGTGAAGAGCCAGGGGCTATTTTAGATGATATGGTGCAGGGTGCAAATGGGAATAATTATGAAGTAATTATTGATAGAAAAGAAGCGATATACCATGCAATTGCTAACGCGAAAGCTGAAGATATCATCATTATTGCTGGTAAGGGTCATGAAACGTATCAAATTATTGGTAAAGACGTTCATCATTTTGACGATCGTGAAGTCGCTAAAGAAGCAATTACAGAGCGTTTAAACAACGAAGAGTAA
- a CDS encoding stage V sporulation protein D: MRVSNVTVRKRLIFILISGILIFTIIDIRLGYVQFFLGNMLTDRAKDSWSRNITFEPERGKILDRNGVELATNKSAPTVFVVPRQIEKPAETAEKLAAVLGVEKDEIYKRITKKESIVRLDKGGRKISHDKAKEVRGLSLKGVYIAEDSIRYYPFGNFLSHVLGFAGSDNQGLMGLEKYYDKELNGDEGHVRFFADAKGQRMPNVGDDFKKPEAGLNLGLTIDARINRIMEREMNIAESTYNPDGMIAIAMNPKNGEILGMSSRPSFDPADFQSVSPEVYNRNLPVWSTYEPGSTFKIITLAAALNENLVDLEKDTFYDDGAAEVGGARLKCWKAGGHGSQTFLEVVQNSCNPGFIELGDRLGKDRLFKYIRNFGFGQKTGIDLQGEGSGILFNLDKVGPVEQATTSFGQGVSVTPIQQVAAVAAAVNGGTLYQPYIAKEFIDPKNNQVVSKKTPVEKRKVISKETSEKVRYALENVVAKGSGKGAFIDGYRVGGKTGTAQKVKDGKYLENNYIVSFIGFAPADDPEIVVYVAVDNPKGVTQFGGVVAAPIVGNILRDALPVMGVKPRKEQVEREYKWGDTPTVEVPNLIGMKKKDLQTQLVDLKLDISGDGEKVIKQSPEAGAKVKEGSKIRIYFGN; the protein is encoded by the coding sequence ATGCGTGTATCAAATGTAACGGTTAGAAAACGACTTATTTTTATACTCATATCAGGTATACTTATTTTCACTATCATCGATATTCGTCTTGGATATGTACAATTTTTTCTTGGGAATATGTTAACGGATCGTGCAAAGGATTCGTGGAGTCGTAATATTACTTTTGAACCTGAACGTGGGAAGATTTTAGATCGAAATGGTGTGGAACTTGCTACGAATAAAAGTGCCCCAACGGTCTTTGTTGTACCGAGGCAAATTGAAAAACCAGCAGAGACTGCAGAGAAGTTAGCTGCAGTATTAGGTGTGGAAAAAGATGAGATTTATAAGAGGATTACAAAAAAAGAATCGATTGTAAGGTTAGATAAAGGCGGAAGAAAAATATCACATGATAAAGCGAAAGAGGTACGAGGATTAAGTTTGAAAGGTGTTTATATCGCAGAGGACTCTATCCGGTACTATCCATTCGGTAACTTTTTATCACACGTATTAGGGTTTGCAGGTAGTGATAACCAAGGTTTGATGGGGCTTGAAAAATATTATGATAAAGAGCTAAATGGTGATGAAGGTCATGTGCGTTTTTTTGCAGATGCAAAAGGACAAAGGATGCCTAATGTTGGCGATGATTTCAAAAAACCAGAAGCTGGTTTGAATTTAGGCTTAACAATTGATGCGCGTATTAATAGAATTATGGAAAGAGAAATGAATATTGCAGAGTCGACATATAATCCAGATGGTATGATTGCGATTGCAATGAATCCGAAAAATGGTGAAATTTTAGGTATGTCGAGTCGGCCGAGTTTTGATCCAGCAGATTTTCAAAGTGTTTCTCCAGAAGTGTATAATAGAAATTTACCAGTATGGAGTACGTATGAGCCTGGTTCAACATTTAAGATCATTACGTTAGCGGCAGCTTTGAATGAAAATTTAGTAGACTTAGAGAAAGATACGTTTTATGATGATGGAGCAGCTGAAGTGGGTGGAGCTAGATTGAAATGCTGGAAAGCAGGAGGCCATGGTAGCCAAACGTTTTTAGAAGTAGTTCAAAACTCATGTAACCCAGGATTTATTGAACTTGGTGATCGTCTTGGTAAAGACCGATTGTTTAAATACATTCGTAATTTCGGCTTTGGACAGAAAACAGGAATTGATTTGCAAGGTGAAGGTAGTGGGATTTTATTTAATTTAGATAAGGTTGGTCCAGTCGAGCAAGCAACTACTTCATTTGGTCAAGGAGTTTCTGTAACACCAATTCAACAAGTAGCAGCAGTAGCAGCGGCTGTAAATGGTGGGACATTGTATCAACCATATATAGCTAAGGAATTTATTGATCCGAAAAATAATCAAGTTGTAAGTAAAAAGACACCTGTGGAAAAAAGAAAAGTTATTTCCAAGGAAACTTCAGAAAAAGTTCGGTATGCATTAGAGAATGTTGTAGCAAAGGGATCTGGTAAAGGTGCTTTCATTGATGGGTATCGTGTAGGTGGAAAAACAGGTACGGCTCAAAAGGTGAAAGATGGTAAATATTTAGAGAATAATTATATAGTATCTTTTATCGGTTTTGCTCCAGCGGATGATCCGGAAATTGTTGTCTATGTTGCTGTTGATAATCCGAAAGGTGTAACGCAATTTGGTGGAGTAGTAGCAGCTCCAATTGTTGGGAATATTCTTCGGGATGCACTTCCTGTTATGGGAGTGAAACCGAGAAAAGAACAAGTTGAGAGAGAATATAAATGGGGCGATACACCAACTGTGGAAGTTCCGAATTTAATTGGTATGAAAAAGAAAGACTTACAGACACAACTCGTCGATTTGAAGCTTGATATAAGTGGAGACGGAGAGAAAGTAATTAAACAATCCCCAGAAGCAGGAGCTAAAGTAAAAGAGGGCTCAAAAATTAGAATTTACTTCGGGAATTAA
- a CDS encoding penicillin-binding protein, producing the protein MKRNMTKFHTNKGAGYFMILFLLLFLLLLARFFYIQATGTVHDHDLDALAKQKHSKTGVLEANRGTIYDQNGHVLAQDANSYKLVAELKGANHVENKEDTAKKIAGVLGKDEEKILDTLNKEGRSQVEFGKLGKGLTKEQKEQIEALKLPGISFITENARVYPNGDFASYVVGHARPDDKGIAIGQFGLEKSLDKYLGASNGKVAYTGDRKGVSLDGGKVNVEAPKNGDNTYLTIDQRIQSYLEDAMKEASKHYEPESLIGIVADPKTGKILGMSSKPSYDPNEENNKYFYNDAIANAFEPGSTMKIFTLAAAINEGVYKGQDYYQSGTYQVGNRKIKDHNGGAGWGSITFDEGVERSSNVAFAILGDQKLGPERFRKYIHSFGLDEKTNIDLPGEGSNTILFDQQIQQVTTAFGQGSTVTPIQLVQAATAIANDGKMMKPYTIDKIVDPITGEVKLEHKPEEVGKPVTKETAAQVRQLLERVVTSPKGTGTAYKVDGYSVGGKTGTAQIPDGKGGYMTGRENYIFSFLGMAPMDDPQLVVYVAVKQPKLKDDENGAQPLADIFKYVTKNSLEYLKIKPNEIKDPKKYVKEQQTVVPDVTGKTMEEAKKAIDKAKLRPIVLGEGKVQQQVPKATEQTLKGDRVFLVGDKPTMPNIQGWALRDVMNLAKTLKLNLKPTGTGYVTEQSVAEGTLLQPGTELGVTLVPPLEPQQEAEKQ; encoded by the coding sequence ATGAAGAGAAATATGACTAAATTTCATACCAATAAGGGAGCAGGGTATTTTATGATTTTATTCCTCCTGCTCTTTTTGCTATTATTAGCCCGATTTTTTTACATACAAGCAACAGGAACTGTTCATGATCATGATTTGGATGCGCTCGCTAAGCAAAAACATAGTAAAACAGGAGTTCTGGAAGCGAATCGCGGGACGATTTATGACCAAAATGGTCATGTGTTAGCGCAAGATGCAAACTCTTATAAACTTGTAGCGGAATTAAAAGGTGCGAATCATGTTGAAAATAAAGAGGATACTGCAAAGAAAATTGCGGGAGTACTCGGAAAAGATGAAGAGAAGATTTTAGATACGTTAAATAAAGAAGGTAGAAGTCAAGTGGAATTTGGGAAATTAGGTAAGGGCTTGACGAAAGAACAGAAGGAACAAATAGAAGCATTAAAATTGCCAGGTATATCTTTTATTACTGAAAATGCAAGAGTGTATCCGAACGGTGATTTCGCATCTTATGTCGTAGGACATGCGAGACCCGATGATAAGGGGATTGCTATAGGGCAATTTGGTTTAGAAAAGAGCTTGGATAAATATTTAGGAGCTTCTAACGGAAAAGTAGCTTATACAGGCGATCGTAAAGGTGTGTCTCTTGACGGCGGGAAAGTGAATGTAGAGGCACCTAAAAATGGAGATAACACGTATTTAACGATAGATCAACGTATTCAAAGTTATTTAGAAGATGCAATGAAAGAAGCGAGTAAACATTATGAACCAGAAAGTTTGATAGGGATTGTTGCGGATCCAAAAACAGGGAAAATATTAGGAATGTCTAGTAAGCCTAGTTATGATCCGAACGAAGAGAATAATAAGTATTTTTATAATGACGCAATTGCAAATGCATTTGAACCTGGATCAACAATGAAAATTTTCACGCTAGCAGCAGCTATTAATGAAGGTGTGTATAAAGGACAAGATTATTATCAGTCTGGTACATACCAAGTCGGAAACCGAAAAATAAAAGATCATAACGGAGGCGCTGGATGGGGATCTATCACGTTTGATGAAGGGGTAGAGCGTTCTTCCAACGTAGCGTTTGCAATTTTAGGGGATCAAAAACTTGGCCCAGAACGTTTCCGGAAATATATTCATAGTTTTGGATTAGATGAAAAAACGAACATTGATTTACCTGGTGAAGGTTCAAATACAATTCTATTCGATCAGCAAATACAGCAAGTAACAACAGCTTTTGGACAAGGTTCTACTGTAACGCCAATACAGCTTGTACAAGCAGCAACTGCTATTGCAAATGATGGGAAAATGATGAAGCCGTATACAATTGATAAAATTGTAGATCCAATAACAGGTGAAGTAAAATTAGAACATAAGCCAGAAGAAGTGGGAAAACCTGTTACGAAAGAAACAGCAGCGCAAGTAAGACAGTTATTAGAACGTGTTGTTACATCGCCGAAAGGAACAGGAACTGCTTATAAAGTCGATGGATATTCAGTGGGTGGTAAAACAGGGACGGCGCAAATTCCGGATGGAAAAGGTGGCTATATGACGGGAAGAGAGAATTATATATTCTCATTCTTAGGGATGGCACCTATGGACGATCCGCAACTTGTTGTGTATGTAGCTGTAAAACAACCGAAATTGAAAGATGATGAGAATGGCGCACAGCCTTTAGCTGATATTTTTAAATATGTAACCAAAAATAGTTTAGAGTATTTAAAGATTAAGCCAAATGAAATAAAAGACCCGAAAAAATATGTGAAAGAACAACAAACTGTCGTTCCAGATGTAACCGGGAAAACGATGGAAGAAGCGAAAAAAGCAATTGATAAAGCAAAACTTCGTCCAATCGTATTAGGTGAAGGAAAAGTGCAGCAGCAAGTGCCAAAAGCAACGGAGCAAACATTAAAAGGCGATCGAGTCTTCTTAGTAGGAGATAAGCCTACAATGCCAAATATACAAGGCTGGGCACTGCGTGATGTTATGAATTTAGCAAAAACATTAAAGCTTAACTTAAAACCTACTGGTACCGGATATGTAACCGAACAAAGTGTGGCGGAAGGAACATTGTTGCAACCTGGTACAGAGTTAGGTGTAACGCTTGTACCGCCACTTGAACCACAACAAGAAGCAGAAAAACAGTAA
- the ftsL gene encoding cell division protein FtsL, translated as MSNLAVKYKQQAQEEVQIQTPPQQMVQPKAKAKITRIEKLLYVAFIGFLLYACVAFIGNKAGLYQVNVEAATIEQKIVQQQKENQELQAEVEKLSRYERIAEVAKKHGLEINANNVKGLK; from the coding sequence ATGAGTAACTTAGCTGTAAAGTACAAACAACAAGCACAAGAAGAGGTACAGATTCAAACGCCCCCACAGCAGATGGTTCAGCCAAAAGCTAAAGCGAAGATTACAAGAATCGAAAAACTGTTGTATGTAGCATTTATTGGCTTTTTATTGTATGCCTGTGTAGCGTTTATTGGAAATAAAGCAGGCCTTTATCAAGTTAATGTAGAAGCAGCGACGATAGAACAAAAAATTGTACAGCAGCAAAAAGAAAATCAAGAGTTACAGGCTGAAGTAGAGAAATTAAGTCGCTATGAACGAATCGCTGAAGTTGCAAAAAAACACGGGCTAGAAATTAATGCGAATAATGTGAAGGGCCTCAAATAA